A window of Agrobacterium tumefaciens contains these coding sequences:
- a CDS encoding ABC transporter permease, producing the protein MTDIPGTNAHTQQVKSRSLFQLAALRFRRNKAAMAGSVMLLLITLFSFIGPHFLTHTYDQVFSSYVSVAPSLEPRPDLNNLQGVMEGVASRARVELKEFSVEGQTFTATITSSSAIDPRATRYFDRANEFENTKVIATEDDGRTLKLEGDVNREYFFFGTDSNGRDILARVMLGGQISIAVGVLASLVSLGIGVVYGATAGYIGGRVDNVMMRFVEILYSLPFVFLVVVLVVFFGRSFILIFLVIGAVEWLDMARIVRGQTLALKRREFVSAAQALGLSDWQIIRRHIIPNTIGPVVVFVTVVVPKVILLESFLSFLGLGVQAPLTSWGALISEGANNIQSAPWLLIFPAIFFVLTLFSLNFVGDGLRDALDPKDR; encoded by the coding sequence ATGACTGATATCCCCGGCACGAACGCCCATACGCAACAAGTCAAAAGCCGCAGCCTGTTCCAGCTGGCAGCCCTGCGTTTCAGACGCAACAAGGCGGCCATGGCTGGCTCCGTCATGCTGCTCCTGATCACTCTGTTTTCGTTTATCGGGCCACATTTTCTGACGCACACCTATGATCAGGTATTTTCGTCCTATGTCTCGGTGGCACCGAGTCTGGAGCCGCGCCCGGATTTGAACAACCTTCAGGGCGTGATGGAGGGTGTGGCAAGCCGCGCCCGCGTCGAGCTGAAGGAATTTTCCGTTGAGGGCCAGACATTTACGGCGACCATCACCTCCAGCAGCGCAATCGATCCGCGTGCCACACGATATTTCGACCGCGCCAACGAATTCGAAAATACCAAGGTGATTGCAACCGAAGATGACGGCCGCACGCTAAAGCTGGAAGGCGATGTCAACCGCGAATACTTCTTCTTCGGCACTGATTCGAATGGCCGGGACATCCTGGCACGCGTCATGCTGGGCGGACAGATTTCGATTGCCGTCGGTGTGCTGGCGAGCCTCGTTTCGCTGGGAATCGGCGTGGTCTACGGTGCAACAGCGGGCTATATCGGCGGGCGCGTCGACAATGTGATGATGCGCTTCGTCGAAATCCTCTATTCGCTACCCTTCGTTTTTCTGGTTGTGGTTCTGGTGGTCTTTTTTGGCCGCAGCTTCATCCTGATCTTCCTCGTCATCGGGGCGGTGGAGTGGCTGGATATGGCGCGTATCGTACGCGGACAGACACTTGCCCTGAAACGGCGGGAATTTGTAAGCGCGGCACAAGCTCTGGGTTTGAGCGACTGGCAGATCATCCGCCGTCACATCATCCCCAATACAATCGGACCCGTGGTCGTGTTCGTTACGGTCGTCGTGCCCAAGGTCATTCTTCTGGAAAGCTTCCTGTCTTTCCTAGGTCTCGGCGTTCAGGCACCATTGACAAGCTGGGGCGCACTGATCTCCGAAGGTGCCAATAATATCCAGTCGGCTCCCTGGCTTCTGATATTTCCGGCGATCTTCTTCGTGCTGACCCTGTTTTCGCTGAATTTCGTCGGCGATGGGTTGCGTGACGCACTCGATCCCAAGGATCGTTGA
- the oppB gene encoding oligopeptide ABC transporter permease OppB: protein MISFILRRLASAVPTLFIVVTISFFLMRFAPGGPFNLERPLPPQTMENLMRTYHLDEPLWRQYLIYLGNAVTGDFGPSYIYKDNTVAQLIGKGLPYSLELGCYALLLALVGGVLAGTLAALRQNSAFDFSIMSISTVGVTVPNFVVAPVLTLVFAVLLGLLPAGSWGDGSLRYLILPMIALALPQLAVIARLTRGAMIEALRMDHIRTAKAYGLPARSVVVFHAMRAAMLPVVSYLAPCAAALLTGSAVIETIFTIPGVGRYFVLGAINRDYTLVMGTVVLVAIFVIIFNLVVDILYGLLDPRVRHD from the coding sequence ATGATCTCGTTTATTCTGCGCCGTTTGGCGAGCGCCGTGCCGACGTTGTTCATCGTCGTCACGATTTCGTTTTTCCTGATGCGTTTTGCGCCGGGTGGCCCCTTCAATCTTGAACGTCCCCTGCCGCCGCAGACGATGGAAAACCTGATGCGGACCTATCATCTCGATGAGCCATTGTGGCGCCAGTATCTCATCTATCTCGGCAATGCCGTCACCGGCGATTTTGGCCCGAGCTACATCTACAAGGACAACACCGTCGCGCAGCTGATCGGCAAGGGCCTGCCCTATTCGCTCGAACTGGGTTGTTATGCCCTGTTGCTGGCGCTGGTGGGCGGTGTGCTTGCCGGCACGCTCGCGGCACTCAGGCAAAACAGCGCCTTCGATTTCTCGATCATGTCTATCTCGACGGTCGGCGTGACCGTACCGAACTTCGTTGTCGCGCCGGTTCTCACGCTTGTATTTGCCGTGCTGCTTGGGCTTCTTCCGGCAGGCAGTTGGGGCGACGGATCGTTGCGCTATCTCATTCTGCCAATGATCGCGCTCGCCTTGCCGCAGCTTGCAGTCATTGCGCGCCTGACGCGCGGCGCAATGATCGAGGCGTTGCGTATGGACCATATCCGCACGGCCAAGGCCTATGGGCTTCCCGCGCGCAGCGTCGTCGTTTTCCACGCCATGCGCGCGGCAATGCTGCCGGTCGTTTCCTATCTCGCCCCCTGTGCGGCAGCCCTGCTGACGGGCTCCGCGGTCATCGAGACGATCTTCACCATTCCCGGTGTCGGCCGCTACTTCGTTCTCGGCGCCATCAACCGTGACTATACGCTGGTGATGGGAACCGTCGTTCTCGTTGCCATCTTCGTCATAATATTCAATCTCGTGGTCGATATTCTCTACGGCCTGCTTGATCCGAGGGTCAGACATGACTGA